Proteins from a single region of Salinibacter grassmerensis:
- a CDS encoding MraY family glycosyltransferase, protein MATPLFFGLVGSVVAGFLVTVLLTGLVCEQAPRLGLLDRPTQARKVHTRTTPTGGGLAIAVGLAVGLGALWGFWGPFPGAVQSLSFWGGAAIMLATGYWDDRHALDAKGKFAFQLVAAYLLLHSGTILPLPGGGTGALATNAVSGTVAAGALPFSEALYIIPLSMLWIVGIINAVNLIDGLDGLATGIIGIAFLACAALFGVKGEIALMAVGVVMAGALIGFLPHNFKPATIFMGDSGSLLLGYLLAGYTLQGPLHTDPVMALLILPVLLGVPLLDTGTAIIRRFGSARTIFAPDRRHVHHRLVDRGTEQGAVLILYGVGAWFGSAAVLMGVLPTGWGFLLAGSTVTIAVVWAWRLGCLTPAPATDEMDTRQYSTRVLAENDIPASIDITATGDTVPARGDGAVPEATQDQSADEQKAEENPVAP, encoded by the coding sequence ATGGCCACACCTCTGTTCTTCGGACTTGTCGGGAGCGTGGTCGCCGGGTTTCTGGTGACGGTGCTTCTCACCGGTCTCGTCTGCGAGCAGGCCCCACGCCTCGGTCTACTGGACCGCCCGACGCAGGCCCGGAAGGTCCACACCCGCACCACGCCAACGGGGGGCGGCCTTGCGATTGCCGTAGGGTTGGCGGTGGGGCTTGGGGCGCTCTGGGGATTCTGGGGCCCATTCCCCGGGGCCGTTCAGTCCCTCTCGTTCTGGGGCGGGGCGGCGATCATGCTCGCCACGGGGTACTGGGACGATCGGCACGCCCTCGACGCGAAGGGCAAATTTGCCTTCCAACTCGTCGCCGCCTACCTCCTTCTCCACTCAGGCACGATTCTGCCTCTTCCTGGAGGAGGCACCGGCGCACTGGCCACCAACGCGGTTTCGGGGACCGTTGCCGCCGGGGCCCTTCCCTTCAGCGAAGCGCTGTACATTATCCCGCTCTCGATGCTGTGGATCGTGGGCATCATCAATGCGGTCAACCTCATTGACGGCCTCGACGGTCTGGCGACGGGCATCATTGGCATTGCCTTTCTGGCGTGCGCGGCGCTCTTCGGGGTCAAAGGGGAAATCGCCCTGATGGCCGTCGGCGTCGTGATGGCCGGAGCGCTCATCGGCTTCCTGCCGCATAACTTCAAGCCCGCCACCATTTTCATGGGGGACTCCGGGAGCCTCCTCCTGGGCTACCTGCTGGCCGGGTACACGCTGCAGGGGCCTCTCCACACCGACCCGGTGATGGCCCTCCTCATTCTTCCTGTCCTTCTGGGCGTCCCGCTTCTGGATACCGGCACGGCAATTATCCGGCGCTTCGGCTCGGCCCGCACCATCTTCGCCCCCGATCGTCGCCACGTGCATCACCGCCTGGTCGATCGCGGGACCGAGCAGGGCGCCGTGCTCATCCTCTACGGGGTTGGGGCGTGGTTCGGAAGTGCGGCCGTGCTGATGGGCGTGCTGCCTACGGGGTGGGGCTTCCTTCTGGCCGGCAGCACCGTAACGATTGCCGTCGTGTGGGCCTGGCGCCTCGGGTGCCTCACGCCCGCCCCGGCCACCGACGAGATGGACACGCGACAGTACTCCACCAGGGTGCTGGCCGAAAACGATATTCCGGCATCCATTGACATCACCGCGACGGGCGACACGGTGCCAGCAAGAGGCGATGGCGCCGTTCCTGAGGCCACGCAGGACCAGTCGGCCGATGAGCAGAAGGCAGAGGAAAACCCAGTTGCCCCGTAG
- a CDS encoding T9SS type A sorting domain-containing protein — translation MTARPFALVFAALFGVGILVPAAALGQSFTYAKECITNVDNATVHVPATAAPALPDGTPVAAGDTIAVYTAGGTCAGYGVWTDGNGATLAAAGSDSISVSPDGYASGASLQFEVFDVSEGTAVAVDSSATFEACSGVGVPVCAEGVYDPGTFHQVTSFQADSSETVTRTIALTEGWNFVSVPIESDSTFGTLFPECSGGFSYTPGSGYAPLSKENPLPAGTGIAVQCQADTTSVTGTVAPATVEVEPGWNLIGSVEDTVSVSAVTASPTGIMESEFFMLPVGQGYTATTALRPGEGYWVKIAEAGTLDVSGATKALMASSETSKQGPADEARLRVTDAEGQQSTLRLKEGLTDPQRSRSELPPIPPGDVFDVRFASGHAAAAFAPEETSEHAVQLQGATFPVEVRLETGGSDRRVKISAGEERHALSAAQPAAQIQQSTGRIAVTAAPSPDEFRLGKASPNPIRRGAELEYTLPEESEVSIAVYDVLGRRVARLVDKKRRTGVHQAQIDAGTLPSGKYFVRMRAGTFQQTRQLTVVR, via the coding sequence ATGACTGCCCGCCCATTTGCTTTGGTGTTTGCCGCCCTATTCGGGGTCGGGATCCTGGTGCCCGCCGCGGCCCTGGGACAATCATTCACCTACGCCAAAGAGTGCATCACGAACGTCGACAACGCGACGGTGCACGTCCCGGCGACGGCGGCCCCGGCCCTTCCCGATGGAACGCCCGTGGCGGCGGGGGACACAATCGCGGTGTACACGGCCGGCGGGACGTGCGCGGGCTACGGGGTATGGACGGACGGGAATGGCGCTACGCTCGCCGCCGCGGGGTCGGATTCGATCAGTGTCTCCCCGGACGGATACGCGTCGGGCGCGTCCCTGCAGTTTGAGGTTTTCGACGTGTCGGAGGGAACCGCCGTCGCTGTAGACTCATCCGCCACGTTCGAGGCGTGCAGTGGCGTTGGCGTGCCCGTCTGCGCTGAGGGAGTCTACGACCCGGGGACGTTCCACCAGGTGACCAGCTTCCAGGCCGACTCCTCCGAGACGGTAACGCGCACGATCGCGCTGACGGAGGGCTGGAACTTTGTCTCGGTGCCCATAGAGTCAGACTCGACGTTCGGGACCCTCTTCCCGGAGTGCTCAGGAGGGTTCTCGTACACGCCGGGAAGCGGGTACGCGCCGCTGTCGAAAGAAAACCCTTTGCCGGCGGGGACAGGGATTGCCGTGCAGTGTCAGGCAGACACCACGAGCGTGACAGGGACGGTGGCGCCTGCGACGGTTGAGGTGGAGCCGGGATGGAATCTGATTGGAAGCGTCGAGGATACGGTGTCGGTCAGTGCAGTGACCGCCTCCCCGACCGGGATTATGGAGTCGGAGTTCTTCATGCTGCCGGTGGGCCAGGGGTACACGGCCACCACGGCGCTGCGTCCCGGCGAGGGGTACTGGGTCAAGATCGCCGAAGCCGGAACACTGGACGTGTCCGGGGCCACGAAGGCGCTGATGGCCAGTTCGGAGACGTCCAAGCAGGGGCCAGCGGATGAAGCGCGCCTCCGGGTCACGGACGCTGAGGGGCAACAGTCCACGCTTCGGCTGAAGGAAGGACTGACTGACCCGCAGCGCAGCCGCTCGGAGCTGCCCCCCATTCCGCCGGGCGATGTGTTCGACGTCCGGTTTGCGAGCGGACACGCGGCGGCGGCGTTTGCGCCGGAGGAGACCTCGGAGCACGCCGTGCAGCTTCAGGGCGCGACGTTCCCTGTAGAGGTCCGGTTGGAGACGGGCGGAAGCGACCGACGGGTCAAAATTTCGGCCGGGGAGGAGCGCCACGCGTTGTCGGCGGCCCAGCCCGCCGCACAGATCCAGCAGTCGACGGGGCGGATTGCCGTTACGGCCGCCCCGAGCCCGGACGAATTCCGGCTCGGAAAGGCCAGCCCCAACCCGATCCGCAGGGGCGCCGAACTTGAGTACACGCTTCCGGAGGAGTCAGAAGTCTCGATCGCCGTCTACGACGTGCTGGGACGGCGCGTCGCTCGGCTCGTGGACAAAAAGCGCCGGACTGGGGTGCATCAGGCCCAGATCGATGCGGGCACCCTGCCGAGCGGGAAGTACTTCGTCCGGATGCGGGCCGGGACGTTCCAGCAGACGCGCCAGCTGACGGTCGTCCGATAG
- a CDS encoding PEGA domain-containing protein yields the protein MADDAPFPEPDDAARSDPDSASWEPYQSPQGSRGGALRLLRRHAFSITAGAAALAIGLLIYFAPTRLGPAPSASQSDRGQAASTLSVSSQPSSAVVIVGADTAGVTPINDYPLPPGTYLVTVDRANYGSLDTVLTLSAGQSAALAPRFSRDEPPSGRSSDEPAASPPPSPDAPASSDETPDPAPGRPTANSRPGTSSAATDGDIAPVTGTLVLRATPERATVTFDGEEVGGTPATLDEVPTGTYDVTFSRSGYGTVARRVDITASDTATVTATLEQQTGHLRVLVRPWGSIYIDDQRRAENSDVWYDTALPAGAHTVTARHPALGEQSRSVTVAPQDTQSVIMDLREQ from the coding sequence ATGGCCGACGATGCCCCGTTTCCGGAGCCAGATGACGCTGCTCGTTCGGACCCCGACTCTGCGTCCTGGGAACCGTACCAGTCCCCACAGGGCAGCAGGGGGGGCGCGCTGCGCCTGTTGCGCCGCCATGCCTTCTCCATCACAGCGGGGGCAGCCGCCCTCGCGATTGGGCTGCTGATCTACTTCGCCCCCACCCGTCTCGGGCCCGCCCCGAGCGCGTCCCAGTCGGACAGGGGCCAGGCGGCGTCCACCCTGTCGGTGTCTTCCCAACCCAGCAGCGCCGTGGTCATCGTGGGCGCCGACACCGCTGGTGTCACTCCGATCAACGATTACCCGCTCCCCCCGGGCACATACCTGGTGACGGTCGACCGGGCGAACTACGGGAGCCTGGACACCGTGCTGACGCTGTCCGCAGGCCAGTCCGCCGCACTCGCGCCCCGCTTTTCTCGGGACGAGCCCCCTTCCGGCCGTTCCTCCGACGAACCGGCGGCTTCGCCTCCCCCCTCGCCCGATGCCCCCGCCTCCTCCGACGAGACACCGGACCCGGCTCCCGGCAGGCCCACGGCCAATAGCCGCCCGGGGACCTCTTCTGCCGCCACGGACGGCGACATCGCGCCGGTGACCGGCACTCTCGTGCTGCGGGCAACGCCCGAGCGCGCAACGGTGACGTTCGACGGAGAGGAGGTTGGGGGCACGCCAGCAACCCTCGACGAGGTACCAACAGGAACCTACGACGTCACCTTCTCCCGTTCCGGGTACGGAACCGTGGCCCGGCGGGTTGACATCACCGCCAGTGACACAGCGACGGTGACGGCGACACTGGAGCAGCAGACGGGGCACCTTCGCGTGCTAGTCCGCCCCTGGGGCTCCATCTACATCGACGACCAACGCCGCGCCGAAAACTCGGACGTGTGGTACGATACGGCGCTTCCCGCCGGCGCCCACACTGTCACCGCCCGCCACCCGGCACTGGGAGAACAGAGTCGGTCCGTGACCGTCGCTCCCCAAGACACCCAGTCGGTTATCATGGACCTGCGTGAGCAGTAG
- the recG gene encoding ATP-dependent DNA helicase RecG, translating to MSEDFLQQDVRYVKGVGEKRADVWAEQHGVRTVQDLLHFYPRRYLDRTTVTPVRRLQESPDSVTVVGTVRSVNVVPSNNQKRLEIILEGEQGGRMKGTWFQGVWWVRKAFDEGDRVAFHGTVEKYGRWHSMTHPDFDRLNDEGPLLDTGRIVPLYPGGEAMSNVGLTSRTVRRVLYDLFKEHGLKLTETMPGWLVDGYDLMEGRVALRAIHFPKNQQELSRARRRLKFEELFFIQLLLAQMHEQQEEVAGPAFGDPDAYTREFVREVLPFELTGAQTRALREIIGDVQTGTQMNRLLQGDVGSGKTVVAVAAMMHAYDSGYQSAFMAPTEILAEQHHASLQDYLHPLGLEPRLLIGSQTKAEREEALRALRSGESPVAVGTHALIQEEVAFDNLGLAVVDEQHRFGVAQRAEMFEKGERPHMLLMTATPIPRSLALTLYGDLDVSKIDEMPPGRKPVETRLRAEKRRGEVYAFLNDRLEQGEQAFVVYPLVEESEKMDLKDAESGAQELQETFSDYTVGLVHGQLGSDEKDATMRRFKEGEIDLLVATTVIEVGVDVPNATVMLVEHAERFGLSQLHQLRGRVGRSDQQSYCVLMASYKRSQEAKQRLEAMARTNDGFEISETDLQIRGAGDFFGTRQSGMPDLKIADLTEDDEILEVAREAAFALIEKDPHLRADEHERLRQRYQEDYAEHGLGFARVG from the coding sequence ATGAGTGAGGACTTTCTTCAGCAAGACGTCCGCTACGTGAAGGGCGTGGGGGAGAAACGGGCCGACGTGTGGGCCGAGCAGCACGGCGTGCGCACCGTGCAGGACCTGCTCCACTTCTACCCCCGCCGCTACCTTGACCGCACGACCGTAACCCCGGTGCGGCGTCTTCAGGAGAGTCCGGACTCGGTCACGGTCGTGGGCACCGTCCGCTCTGTCAACGTAGTGCCCAGCAACAACCAGAAGCGGCTCGAAATCATTCTGGAGGGGGAGCAGGGCGGGCGCATGAAGGGCACCTGGTTTCAGGGGGTCTGGTGGGTGCGGAAGGCGTTCGACGAGGGCGACCGCGTGGCCTTCCACGGAACGGTGGAGAAGTACGGCCGCTGGCACTCGATGACACACCCGGACTTCGACCGCCTCAACGACGAGGGTCCGCTGCTCGATACAGGCCGCATCGTGCCGCTTTACCCGGGTGGGGAGGCCATGAGCAACGTCGGCCTCACGAGCCGGACCGTGCGCCGCGTCCTGTACGACCTGTTCAAGGAGCACGGCCTGAAGCTCACGGAGACGATGCCCGGCTGGCTCGTAGACGGGTACGACCTGATGGAGGGCCGCGTGGCGCTGCGGGCCATTCACTTCCCGAAGAACCAGCAGGAGCTCTCGCGGGCGCGGCGTCGCCTGAAGTTCGAGGAGCTCTTCTTCATCCAGCTCCTGCTGGCCCAGATGCACGAGCAGCAGGAGGAGGTGGCGGGGCCTGCCTTCGGCGACCCCGACGCGTACACCCGCGAGTTTGTGCGAGAGGTGCTCCCCTTCGAGCTCACGGGCGCCCAGACCCGGGCCCTGCGCGAGATCATCGGCGACGTGCAGACGGGCACGCAGATGAACCGCCTTCTCCAGGGGGACGTGGGCAGCGGAAAGACGGTCGTCGCCGTGGCGGCCATGATGCACGCCTACGACAGCGGCTATCAGAGCGCCTTCATGGCCCCTACCGAGATCCTCGCCGAGCAGCACCACGCTAGCCTGCAGGACTACCTCCACCCACTGGGGCTGGAGCCGCGCCTACTGATCGGGAGCCAGACCAAGGCGGAGCGGGAGGAGGCGCTTCGGGCCCTCCGCAGCGGCGAGAGCCCGGTCGCCGTCGGCACGCACGCCTTGATTCAGGAAGAGGTCGCGTTCGACAACCTCGGCCTCGCGGTGGTCGACGAGCAGCACCGCTTCGGGGTGGCCCAGCGCGCCGAGATGTTCGAGAAGGGCGAGCGGCCCCACATGCTCCTCATGACGGCCACGCCCATTCCCCGCTCCCTCGCCCTCACGCTCTACGGCGACCTCGACGTGTCGAAGATCGACGAGATGCCGCCGGGCCGCAAGCCGGTCGAGACGCGCCTGCGCGCCGAGAAGCGGCGGGGGGAGGTATACGCCTTCCTGAACGACCGGCTGGAGCAGGGCGAGCAGGCGTTCGTGGTGTACCCGCTCGTAGAGGAGAGCGAGAAGATGGACCTCAAGGACGCGGAAAGCGGGGCGCAGGAGCTCCAGGAGACATTTTCGGACTACACGGTCGGGCTCGTCCACGGCCAGCTCGGGTCCGACGAAAAGGACGCGACGATGCGCCGGTTCAAGGAGGGAGAGATCGACCTCCTCGTGGCCACGACTGTGATCGAGGTGGGGGTCGACGTGCCGAACGCGACGGTGATGCTCGTGGAGCACGCCGAGCGGTTTGGACTTAGTCAGCTCCACCAGCTGCGCGGCCGGGTGGGGCGGTCCGACCAGCAGAGCTACTGCGTCCTCATGGCCAGCTACAAGCGGAGCCAGGAGGCCAAGCAGCGCCTGGAGGCGATGGCCCGCACCAACGACGGGTTCGAGATCAGCGAGACGGACCTCCAGATCCGCGGCGCCGGGGACTTCTTCGGCACCCGCCAGAGCGGGATGCCCGACCTCAAGATCGCCGACCTCACCGAGGACGACGAGATTCTGGAGGTCGCCCGCGAGGCCGCCTTCGCCCTCATTGAGAAAGACCCGCACTTGCGGGCCGACGAGCACGAACGGCTCCGCCAGCGCTACCAGGAGGACTACGCTGAGCACGGCCTCGGCTTCGCGCGGGTAGGATGA
- a CDS encoding PqqD family protein, which produces MAERDDSQDGDVQSHDVPLRNPSVTAYRVDGDAVLHDSERDQVFAITALARELWERCDGNTPLVEMGRAIGGTANAPPPEVMETLRQMASRLRDQGLLFVPSGDISRTGQDGPPDAKNGETLRVVFGAHQVKVRTDAPKLARAVRRVFHGMLGGRRGDDSRPETVDVLAAGRSGEQYYVRGAGGDQTEEHTLDSAIRDLKHTALRRFMEARPDLIWLHAGAATRDDTSVLVAGPWGSGKSTVIAALCRSGWTYLSDNMAPHDPNSGAILPFPTTIAYRESGKEALSREELAGRPKTRVTLEPARIRDAPVQPDAVFLPVFNPGRPAEVERQGAAEAAVSLVERCQNAGRHHGDAVDRLCRLAGQVPAFQLCYNSRSSISGLLTSALRKADARI; this is translated from the coding sequence ATGGCCGAACGCGACGACAGTCAGGATGGTGACGTTCAGAGTCACGACGTCCCTCTCCGCAACCCATCGGTGACCGCCTACCGGGTCGACGGCGACGCGGTCCTGCACGATTCGGAGCGGGACCAGGTCTTTGCAATCACGGCCCTTGCGCGGGAGCTGTGGGAGCGTTGTGACGGGAACACCCCCCTGGTAGAAATGGGTCGTGCGATTGGAGGGACGGCCAACGCGCCCCCTCCCGAGGTCATGGAGACGTTGCGGCAGATGGCCTCTCGTCTGCGCGACCAAGGGCTCCTCTTCGTACCTAGCGGAGACATATCCAGGACCGGCCAGGACGGGCCACCGGACGCCAAAAATGGAGAGACCCTGCGCGTTGTGTTCGGGGCGCATCAGGTCAAGGTCCGGACCGATGCCCCCAAGCTTGCGCGGGCCGTGCGGCGTGTTTTTCATGGGATGCTCGGCGGGCGGCGCGGCGACGACTCGCGCCCCGAAACGGTCGACGTGCTTGCCGCAGGGAGGTCAGGGGAGCAGTATTACGTGCGCGGCGCTGGAGGCGACCAGACAGAAGAACACACATTGGACAGCGCGATCCGCGACCTGAAGCACACGGCCCTGCGGCGATTCATGGAGGCGCGACCGGACCTGATTTGGCTCCACGCCGGGGCGGCGACCCGAGACGACACCTCCGTTCTGGTCGCCGGCCCGTGGGGCAGCGGCAAAAGCACAGTGATCGCGGCCCTGTGCCGCTCGGGGTGGACATACCTGTCGGACAACATGGCCCCGCATGACCCTAACTCCGGAGCGATTTTGCCCTTCCCCACCACCATCGCCTACCGCGAGTCTGGGAAAGAGGCACTCTCCAGGGAGGAGCTGGCCGGACGGCCCAAAACACGCGTCACCTTAGAACCGGCGCGCATTCGGGACGCTCCCGTCCAGCCGGACGCTGTGTTTCTCCCGGTCTTCAATCCAGGTCGGCCAGCGGAAGTGGAACGACAGGGCGCGGCCGAGGCTGCAGTGTCACTCGTGGAACGCTGCCAGAACGCGGGCCGCCACCACGGCGACGCCGTGGACCGGCTGTGCCGGTTGGCCGGGCAGGTCCCCGCCTTCCAGTTGTGCTATAACAGTCGAAGTAGCATTTCCGGTCTGCTGACATCCGCCCTGCGGAAGGCAGATGCCCGGATTTAG
- a CDS encoding calcineurin-like phosphoesterase C-terminal domain-containing protein: MQSTRRDFLKYLGLTGAALGVPGMAAGAPRLGVGRKSVTVTGRVTGPDGGLEGVPITDGVTVTQTGADGRYELAASPRRPFVYLSVPSGYRLPTHETGTARFYRPLGAAGGTAEASFRLTPLDRDDERHAFLFLADPQTRTEAEVQQFQDETVPDVQGAVQALGDRPVFGVGGGDLVFDDLSLFSGYEAAVQEMGIPFVQAVGNHDLDFDAPGDPGSTATFRQHFGPEYYSFDRGAAHYVVLDDVYWPGSDGFGRETGDYHGHLDAAQLAWLEQDLALVEKGRPVVVFTHIPPLSTAYERQGEASPSVRGRIGNRAALYELLDPFDAHIISGHVHENEHRFADGPHEHVVGTVCGAWWTGPVCYDGTPKGYAVYEVDGESVKWRYKSTGHEADHQMRAYPAGADPEAPGEWVANVWDATDDWTVVWYEDGIRTGAMARRVGLDPMSRRRHAGGDQPEKHTWVEPQPTAHLYYAPDNPDANRVRVEATDPAGRTYVARPSSGRG, from the coding sequence ATGCAGTCTACGCGTCGCGACTTCCTCAAGTATCTTGGCCTCACTGGAGCCGCGCTCGGCGTTCCGGGGATGGCCGCGGGAGCCCCTCGCCTAGGCGTTGGTCGGAAGTCGGTAACAGTCACCGGTCGCGTCACAGGGCCGGACGGGGGACTGGAGGGTGTGCCCATAACCGACGGCGTCACTGTTACGCAGACCGGCGCCGACGGGCGCTACGAGCTGGCCGCCTCACCCCGCCGGCCGTTTGTCTACCTCTCGGTGCCGAGCGGGTACCGGCTCCCCACGCACGAGACGGGCACCGCCCGGTTCTACCGGCCCTTAGGCGCGGCGGGGGGCACCGCGGAGGCCTCGTTTCGGCTCACGCCCCTCGACCGCGACGACGAGCGGCACGCGTTCCTCTTCCTGGCCGACCCACAGACTCGGACGGAAGCGGAGGTGCAGCAATTTCAGGACGAGACGGTGCCCGACGTGCAGGGTGCCGTGCAGGCGCTCGGCGACCGCCCGGTCTTTGGGGTGGGCGGGGGCGACCTCGTGTTCGACGACCTGTCGCTCTTTTCCGGCTACGAGGCGGCGGTTCAGGAGATGGGCATCCCGTTCGTGCAGGCAGTGGGCAACCACGACCTTGACTTCGACGCGCCGGGCGACCCGGGCTCCACGGCCACCTTCCGGCAGCACTTCGGCCCCGAGTACTACTCGTTCGACCGCGGGGCCGCCCACTACGTGGTGCTCGACGACGTATACTGGCCGGGGAGCGACGGCTTCGGGCGGGAGACGGGCGACTACCACGGCCACCTCGACGCGGCCCAGCTCGCGTGGCTGGAGCAGGACCTCGCGCTCGTCGAGAAGGGTCGTCCCGTCGTCGTGTTCACGCACATCCCGCCCCTTAGCACTGCCTACGAGCGGCAGGGAGAGGCGAGCCCGTCGGTCCGGGGCCGGATTGGAAACCGCGCTGCGCTCTACGAGCTCCTCGATCCGTTTGACGCCCACATCATCAGCGGGCACGTCCACGAAAACGAACACCGCTTCGCCGACGGCCCGCACGAGCATGTGGTCGGCACGGTGTGCGGCGCGTGGTGGACCGGCCCGGTCTGCTACGACGGCACGCCCAAGGGCTACGCGGTCTACGAGGTGGACGGCGAGTCCGTCAAGTGGCGCTACAAGTCCACCGGCCACGAGGCCGACCACCAAATGCGGGCCTACCCGGCCGGGGCCGATCCCGAGGCGCCGGGCGAGTGGGTTGCCAACGTGTGGGACGCCACCGACGACTGGACGGTAGTGTGGTACGAGGACGGCATCCGCACCGGCGCCATGGCCCGCCGCGTGGGGCTCGACCCGATGAGCCGGCGCCGCCACGCGGGGGGCGACCAGCCGGAGAAGCACACGTGGGTGGAGCCACAGCCCACCGCGCATCTGTACTACGCCCCCGACAACCCGGACGCGAACCGGGTGCGGGTAGAGGCCACCGATCCCGCCGGGCGCACCTACGTGGCCCGCCCGTCTTCCGGCAGGGGCTGA
- a CDS encoding alkaline phosphatase D family protein — protein MYEPPMSWTHFAGALLLLGWGLVGLGCTGPEEPSSTAGGDAATPITRIAFGSCNDQTASQPLWDPIRAADPDLWVWMGDNVYADTLNMTALDSIYARQNRRPGYRALRESTRVIGTWDDHDYGANDAGRSYPKRDRSQEHFLDFIGVPEDHPRRERAGVYSAHTYGPPGRRVKVILLDTRYHRDPITRDPISGQRYFPNEEGDILGETQWTWLKDELRSSTAQVHLIGTSIQAVSSQHPWEKWANFPQARARLFRVINDADVPGAVLLSGDRHISEISRHDEAAEYPLYEFTSSGLTHHAPMHEEANRHRVGSLVAALNYGLVTIDWAADPVTLRFEVRGTDNETLLDHTLSLSDLQPSSG, from the coding sequence ATGTACGAACCGCCGATGTCATGGACGCATTTTGCCGGAGCGCTCCTCCTTTTGGGGTGGGGACTGGTCGGGCTCGGCTGCACCGGTCCGGAGGAGCCGTCGTCCACCGCGGGGGGCGATGCGGCGACGCCGATCACACGCATCGCGTTTGGCTCGTGCAACGACCAGACGGCCTCTCAGCCCCTCTGGGATCCCATCCGTGCCGCTGATCCCGACCTCTGGGTGTGGATGGGGGACAACGTTTACGCGGACACGCTCAACATGACGGCCCTCGACTCAATCTACGCCCGGCAGAACCGCCGGCCCGGCTACCGTGCCCTGCGCGAGTCGACGCGGGTGATCGGCACGTGGGACGACCACGACTACGGGGCCAACGACGCGGGTCGCTCCTACCCGAAGCGGGATCGCAGTCAGGAGCACTTCCTCGACTTCATAGGCGTTCCGGAGGACCATCCGCGACGGGAGCGTGCGGGCGTCTACAGCGCCCACACCTACGGGCCGCCCGGGCGGCGCGTGAAGGTAATCCTGCTGGATACGCGCTACCACCGCGACCCCATTACGCGAGATCCGATCAGCGGCCAGCGCTACTTTCCCAATGAGGAGGGGGACATCCTGGGCGAGACGCAGTGGACGTGGCTGAAGGACGAGCTGCGCTCAAGCACCGCGCAGGTTCATCTCATCGGGACCAGCATCCAGGCCGTCTCCAGCCAACACCCGTGGGAGAAGTGGGCCAACTTTCCCCAGGCCCGAGCGCGCCTCTTCCGCGTCATCAACGACGCCGACGTGCCGGGAGCCGTCCTCCTCAGCGGGGACCGCCACATTTCTGAGATCTCCCGCCACGACGAGGCCGCCGAATATCCGCTATACGAGTTTACGTCCAGCGGCCTCACGCACCATGCCCCGATGCATGAGGAGGCGAACCGGCACCGTGTCGGGTCGCTCGTCGCGGCGCTTAACTATGGCCTCGTGACGATCGACTGGGCCGCCGACCCCGTAACCCTTCGGTTCGAGGTGCGGGGCACCGACAACGAGACGCTGCTCGACCATACCCTCTCGCTCTCCGACCTGCAGCCGTCGAGTGGGTAG